The following proteins are encoded in a genomic region of Enterocloster clostridioformis:
- a CDS encoding ABC transporter substrate-binding protein — protein MKKTIAMLLTAALSASLLSGCVSTAQNTTAAQSAEASSADTSSADGSSADKTGESTAESSADSASYTIGVGQFAEHGSLDNCREGFMAGLAEEGIEEGVNLTVLYDNSQADGGTASQIATNFIGKGVDLMCGIATPMAQAEYGVAKKSDIPVIFTAVTDPVAAELANADGTPVGEVTGTSDKLPVEAQLKMIREVLPEAKNIGIMYTTSEVNSESAIAEYKELAPQYGFEIVDTGISSSADIALAADTLINKVDCITNLTDNTVVASLPVILDKAAAKNIPVFGSEIEQVKIGCLAAMGLDYIELGRQTGKMAAQVLRGKKKASEMNYETIKEAAFYGNTRVAGNLGITLPEDLTKNATELFTEIAQ, from the coding sequence ATGAAAAAAACAATTGCAATGCTATTAACCGCGGCTTTAAGCGCATCCCTCTTATCAGGCTGCGTCTCCACTGCCCAGAACACCACCGCAGCCCAGTCCGCTGAAGCCTCGTCCGCTGATACATCCTCAGCCGACGGTTCATCCGCTGACAAGACCGGTGAGTCCACGGCAGAATCTTCTGCTGACAGCGCTTCCTACACCATCGGAGTGGGACAGTTTGCAGAGCATGGTTCTCTGGACAACTGCCGCGAAGGCTTCATGGCCGGCCTGGCAGAGGAAGGCATCGAGGAGGGCGTGAACCTGACCGTGCTTTATGATAATTCCCAGGCTGACGGCGGTACGGCCAGCCAGATTGCAACCAATTTCATCGGAAAGGGCGTGGACCTGATGTGCGGCATCGCAACTCCCATGGCGCAGGCAGAGTACGGCGTGGCTAAGAAGTCAGACATTCCTGTTATTTTCACTGCTGTAACCGACCCCGTAGCCGCAGAGCTGGCCAATGCGGACGGCACTCCGGTAGGCGAGGTTACGGGCACCAGCGATAAACTTCCCGTGGAGGCTCAGCTCAAGATGATCCGTGAGGTTCTTCCGGAAGCAAAAAATATCGGCATCATGTACACCACCAGCGAAGTGAATTCTGAATCCGCCATTGCCGAGTACAAGGAGCTGGCTCCCCAGTATGGTTTTGAAATCGTGGACACAGGCATCTCCTCTTCCGCTGATATCGCCCTGGCTGCCGACACCCTTATAAACAAGGTGGACTGCATCACCAACCTGACCGACAATACGGTAGTTGCCTCCCTTCCCGTTATCCTGGATAAGGCTGCCGCCAAGAATATCCCTGTATTCGGCAGTGAGATTGAGCAGGTGAAGATTGGATGCCTGGCTGCCATGGGGCTGGACTATATCGAACTGGGCAGGCAGACAGGAAAGATGGCCGCACAGGTACTGCGCGGCAAGAAAAAAGCCAGTGAAATGAATTACGAAACCATAAAGGAAGCCGCCTTCTACGGCAATACACGGGTGGCCGGGAATCTGGGCATCACACTGCCGGAAGATTTGACCAAAAATGCAACTGAGCTGTT
- a CDS encoding cysteine hydrolase family protein, which produces MSRLLVVVDMQKDFVDGALGSPEAQAIVPHVLDKIKAYQDAGDEVVFTLDTHFDDYMDTMEGRKLPVVHCVKGTPGWELIPELRGISGTRFEKHTFGSRELADYAAGGQYDFVELVGLCTDICVISNAMLLKAAVPDTSIQVDGACCAGVTPQSHHNALSAMGMCHIDIV; this is translated from the coding sequence ATGAGCCGGTTACTTGTGGTGGTGGATATGCAGAAGGATTTTGTGGATGGAGCTTTGGGCAGTCCTGAGGCCCAGGCCATTGTCCCTCATGTGCTGGATAAGATAAAGGCGTACCAGGATGCAGGAGACGAGGTGGTATTTACCCTGGACACCCATTTTGACGATTATATGGATACCATGGAAGGGAGAAAGCTTCCGGTGGTCCATTGCGTCAAGGGAACGCCGGGCTGGGAACTGATACCGGAGCTCAGGGGAATTTCAGGGACCCGTTTTGAGAAGCATACCTTTGGAAGCAGGGAACTGGCGGATTACGCAGCCGGGGGACAGTATGATTTTGTGGAGCTGGTGGGCCTGTGCACGGATATCTGCGTTATATCCAACGCCATGCTGCTCAAGGCAGCGGTTCCTGATACATCCATACAGGTGGATGGGGCCTGCTGCGCGGGGGTAACGCCTCAAAGCCATCACAATGCCCTCAGCGCCATGGGGATGTGCCACATAGACATTGTATAG
- a CDS encoding AAA family ATPase translates to MNDKHFVITIERQYGSGGRLTGKRLAEELGIHFYDEEILKMTSETSAIGEQYFRLADERAGNNLLYRIVTSMKPELTEPDKDGPNITSPENLFRFQSSVIRGLAASETCIIVGRCGNYVLQDQMDNLVRVFVYADTVTRIRRVMDVDKVDEAEALRRMRRIDKERTEYHRYFTGREWMDMENYDLPINASRIDYDQMIQLIKDYLKLKGFL, encoded by the coding sequence ATGAATGACAAGCATTTTGTAATTACCATTGAACGCCAGTACGGAAGCGGCGGCCGCCTGACAGGCAAACGCCTGGCCGAGGAGCTGGGCATTCATTTCTACGATGAAGAGATACTTAAGATGACCTCTGAGACCAGCGCCATAGGGGAGCAGTACTTCAGGCTGGCTGATGAAAGGGCAGGAAACAATCTGCTGTACCGTATAGTGACCAGCATGAAGCCGGAGCTGACAGAACCGGATAAGGACGGCCCAAACATTACTTCGCCGGAGAACCTGTTCCGTTTCCAGTCATCGGTCATCCGCGGGCTGGCAGCCTCTGAGACATGTATTATCGTAGGCCGCTGCGGCAACTATGTGCTTCAGGACCAGATGGATAATCTGGTGCGCGTCTTTGTGTATGCGGATACGGTCACCAGAATCCGCAGGGTCATGGACGTGGATAAGGTGGATGAGGCGGAAGCTCTCCGCAGGATGAGACGGATTGATAAGGAGAGGACGGAGTATCACCGCTACTTTACCGGCAGGGAGTGGATGGATATGGAAAATTATGATCTTCCCATCAATGCCAGCCGGATTGATTATGACCAGATGATTCAACTGATAAAAGACTATCTGAAGCTCAAAGGATTCCTGTAG
- a CDS encoding ZIP family metal transporter → MSGIFAGIMIPFIGTTAGAACVFFLKDALKPSVQKAFLGFASGVMVAASVWSLLIPSMDMSGHMGKLAFIPASVGFILGIGFLLLLDEIIPHLHIDTEQPEGPKSSWKKSTMLVLAVTLHNIPEGMAVGVAFAGLLSQNGTITLAGALALSVGIAIQNFPEGAIISLPLKEAAGKGKAFIYGTLSGVVEPIGAVLMLVLAEFLGPVLPYFLSFAAGAMIYVVVEELIPESGEGEHSNVATIGFAVGFVVMMILDVALG, encoded by the coding sequence ATGAGCGGTATATTTGCGGGAATCATGATTCCCTTTATCGGGACCACGGCAGGGGCAGCCTGTGTGTTCTTTCTGAAAGACGCATTGAAGCCCAGCGTCCAGAAGGCATTTCTGGGATTTGCGTCAGGTGTAATGGTAGCGGCTTCTGTCTGGTCCCTTTTGATTCCGTCCATGGACATGAGCGGGCACATGGGCAAGCTGGCATTCATCCCTGCTTCCGTGGGTTTTATTTTGGGAATTGGTTTCCTGCTTCTGTTGGATGAGATAATACCTCATCTGCACATTGATACAGAGCAGCCGGAAGGACCGAAGAGCAGCTGGAAAAAGAGTACCATGCTGGTGCTGGCGGTGACCCTTCACAACATACCGGAGGGAATGGCAGTGGGCGTTGCGTTTGCAGGGCTTCTGTCACAGAACGGGACGATCACCCTGGCGGGCGCGCTGGCCCTGTCCGTGGGTATTGCCATACAGAATTTCCCGGAGGGAGCCATCATATCCCTGCCTCTTAAGGAAGCGGCCGGGAAGGGGAAGGCGTTTATTTACGGCACGCTTTCAGGCGTGGTGGAGCCCATAGGCGCTGTCCTTATGCTGGTGCTGGCTGAGTTTTTAGGCCCGGTTCTTCCATACTTCCTGTCCTTTGCGGCAGGCGCCATGATTTACGTGGTAGTGGAGGAACTGATTCCGGAGTCAGGCGAAGGAGAGCATTCCAATGTGGCAACCATTGGATTTGCCGTTGGGTTTGTGGTGATGATGATACTGGATGTAGCGCTGGGGTAG
- the aroA gene encoding 3-phosphoshikimate 1-carboxyvinyltransferase: MELKRASHLKGEIRVPGDKSISHRAVMFGSIAEGLTEIHNFLQGADCLSTIACFEKMGIDIENKGGQVLVHGRGLHGLKAPREILDCGNSGTTTRLISGILCAQEFDVTLTGDESICKRPMKRIMDPLTMMGAHITSIKGNGCAPLFIKGGPVHGIHYDSRVASAQVKSAIMLAGLYADSPTSITEPYVSRNHSELMLRLFGAQVSTEGTTAVIKPASELHGNQVMVPGDISSAAYFIAGGLMVPGSEVLIRNVGINPTRDGILRVCRDMGAHIELLNVSGGTGEQTADILVRHGSLHGTVIGGAVIPTLIDELPVIASMACLAEGETIIRDAGELKVKESNRIAVMVQGLTAMGADVTETEDGMIIRGGAPLHGAVIDSRKDHRIAMTFAVTALCADGITEIKDADCVNISYPGFYSDLKRLAQG, from the coding sequence ATGGAATTGAAAAGAGCATCCCATTTAAAGGGAGAAATCAGGGTCCCCGGAGATAAATCCATCTCCCACCGGGCCGTCATGTTCGGCTCCATTGCAGAAGGGCTTACGGAGATACACAATTTCCTCCAGGGAGCGGACTGCCTGTCTACCATTGCATGTTTTGAGAAGATGGGCATTGATATAGAAAATAAGGGCGGACAGGTGCTGGTCCACGGCCGCGGACTGCACGGACTGAAAGCACCCCGGGAAATCCTGGACTGCGGAAACAGCGGCACTACCACACGTCTCATATCCGGAATCCTCTGCGCCCAGGAATTTGACGTAACTCTCACAGGTGACGAATCCATCTGTAAGCGGCCCATGAAGCGTATTATGGACCCCCTTACCATGATGGGCGCCCATATTACCAGCATAAAAGGCAATGGCTGTGCTCCCCTGTTCATCAAGGGAGGCCCGGTCCACGGCATCCACTATGACTCCAGGGTAGCTTCCGCCCAGGTGAAATCCGCCATTATGCTGGCTGGTTTATATGCAGACAGCCCCACCAGCATAACCGAACCGTATGTGTCCAGAAATCATTCTGAGCTGATGCTGCGGCTCTTTGGCGCCCAGGTATCCACCGAAGGAACCACGGCAGTCATAAAGCCTGCCAGTGAACTCCATGGCAATCAGGTCATGGTTCCGGGAGATATTTCTTCTGCCGCCTATTTCATCGCCGGAGGCCTTATGGTGCCCGGCTCGGAAGTTCTGATACGCAATGTGGGCATCAACCCTACCAGGGACGGTATCCTGCGTGTATGCCGTGATATGGGAGCGCACATTGAACTGCTGAATGTAAGCGGAGGAACAGGAGAGCAAACAGCCGATATCCTTGTACGCCACGGCAGCCTTCATGGAACCGTCATAGGCGGCGCCGTCATACCTACCCTGATTGACGAGCTTCCTGTCATCGCATCCATGGCCTGTCTAGCAGAGGGTGAGACCATAATCCGGGATGCCGGAGAGTTAAAGGTAAAAGAGTCCAACCGGATTGCGGTCATGGTCCAGGGACTGACTGCCATGGGCGCTGACGTGACCGAGACAGAGGATGGAATGATTATCCGGGGCGGCGCTCCTCTCCACGGAGCTGTCATCGACAGCCGCAAAGACCACCGTATTGCCATGACATTTGCTGTCACTGCGCTGTGTGCGGATGGCATCACAGAGATAAAGGACGCTGACTGTGTCAATATATCCTATCCCGGCTTTTACAGCGATTTAAAGAGGCTGGCGCAGGGTTAA
- a CDS encoding prephenate dehydrogenase: protein MEKITMTDSTIAFIGLGLIGGSIARAIRKTRPDIRIMAYMRSRSRLEQARQEGIVDVILDGIDENLRECDLIFLCTPVEYNAGYLSAIRPYLKQGALITDVGSTKCGIHEEIRRQGLEYCFVGGHPMAGSEKTGYENSTDHLLENAYYIVTPPEGKNSSHPQALSPNAERIMAVAKAIGAIPLVLDYREHDKVVAAISHLPHLVASSLVNLIKDHDTADGTMKQVAAGGFKDITRIASSSPEMWEQICMTNVEPISDILEAYIASLNKVLEEIREHKGQDIYRLFETSRDYRNSITDKAKGSVEPSYEFTVDVNDEVGAISTISVILAAKGISIKNIGINNNRERGEGALKIAFYDEASMEAAWQRLDKYKYEMFSM from the coding sequence ATGGAAAAAATAACCATGACCGATTCCACCATCGCATTCATCGGACTGGGGCTTATAGGCGGCTCCATTGCCCGGGCTATCAGAAAAACACGGCCGGATATCCGCATCATGGCTTACATGCGTTCCCGCTCCCGTCTGGAGCAGGCCCGGCAGGAAGGAATCGTGGATGTGATTCTGGATGGAATTGATGAGAACCTGCGTGAATGCGACCTTATATTCCTCTGCACCCCGGTGGAATACAACGCGGGCTATCTCTCCGCCATACGGCCCTACCTGAAGCAGGGCGCCCTGATTACAGACGTGGGAAGCACAAAATGCGGCATCCATGAGGAAATCAGACGCCAGGGCCTGGAATACTGCTTTGTGGGCGGCCATCCCATGGCTGGCTCGGAAAAGACCGGCTATGAGAACTCTACGGACCATCTCCTGGAAAATGCCTACTACATCGTCACTCCTCCTGAGGGAAAGAACAGTTCCCACCCGCAGGCTTTAAGCCCCAATGCAGAACGCATCATGGCGGTGGCAAAAGCCATCGGCGCCATTCCCCTTGTTCTGGATTACAGGGAACACGACAAGGTGGTGGCTGCCATCAGCCATCTCCCCCATCTGGTGGCTTCCAGCCTTGTGAATCTGATTAAGGACCACGACACAGCAGACGGCACCATGAAGCAGGTGGCAGCAGGCGGTTTTAAGGATATCACCCGAATTGCCTCTTCCTCCCCTGAGATGTGGGAACAGATATGCATGACCAATGTGGAGCCAATATCGGACATACTGGAAGCATACATCGCATCTTTAAACAAGGTGCTGGAGGAAATCAGAGAACATAAGGGACAGGATATCTACAGGCTGTTTGAGACCTCCCGTGATTACCGCAATTCCATTACAGACAAGGCCAAGGGATCCGTGGAACCGTCCTATGAGTTCACCGTGGATGTAAACGATGAGGTGGGCGCCATTTCCACCATATCCGTCATCCTGGCCGCCAAAGGCATCAGCATTAAGAATATCGGTATCAACAACAACCGCGAACGTGGTGAGGGGGCACTGAAAATCGCCTTCTATGACGAGGCTTCCATGGAAGCCGCATGGCAGAGGCTGGACAAATACAAATACGAGATGTTTAGCATGTAA